A window of the Zeugodacus cucurbitae isolate PBARC_wt_2022May chromosome 2, idZeuCucr1.2, whole genome shotgun sequence genome harbors these coding sequences:
- the LOC105215871 gene encoding transmembrane protein 26: protein MAKIISTFKAILTRIFFGAHSLLAIWQVTVNTKNYIYWSLCGPLVLLLLEGIFTLMIKKTQEWRWFCPSVFLYLSSIVPAIWLLELDQVARKLSNNQSHNNRSDENILQEVAEIADLDLPVFKIDPDVWITLIEQFLMLILIVGRWMLPKGDLTRDQLSQLLLVYIGTAADIMEFFESYKDVNIIKIDLLVFLTLGIWSWSLMQFTIVLSATRARRPRGGGIHHNDETTDCCDGCCCGIDVWAIVLNVILQDAPFLTLRMLIIFQYKILNYMSVFFTCKNTLVIVLQLYRLYVVNAEFWKNRREQKAGGDKSQHYKSRRRGQDPDANSIYMISTERGTDVKRKIQKARDYAEDEFVTRKKNKKDKSKKHKRKDTGYSTASSQNLYSTKMVDERSNRHKDKKGDKKSKKRDRSNTSVESDIVEAKKSKRGDAGGGKKSDKKDKKKKSKKVEPVMEETTSSSSSSTTTSSSSDSSNSTLPSYEVISERKLKRNKRKRSSSESTSTDSSDTTTSSSSSSSSSS, encoded by the exons ATGGCGAAAATCATCTCGACATTCAAAGCGATTCTGACGCGCATCTTCTTCGGCGCGCACAGCCTCTTGGCCATTTGGCAGGTGACTGTCAATACGAAGAACTACATTTATTGGTCGCTATGTGGACCGTTGGTGTTGCTACTGCTCGAGGGCATCTTTACGCTGATGATCAAGAAGACGCAAGAATGGCGGTG GTTCTGTCCTTCGGTGTTTTTATATCTGAGTAGCATTGTGCCGGCCATTTGGCTATTGGAATTAGATCAAGTGGCACGCAAGCTGAGCAATAATCAGAGTCACAACAATCGCAgcgatgaaaatattttacaagaaGTGGCGGAGATCGCTGATCTGGATTTGCCCGTGTTCAAAATTGATCCGGACGTATGGATTACGCTGATCGAACAGTTTCTAATGCTTATTTTAATTGTGGGTCGTTGGATGTTGCCGAAAGGCGATTTGACGCGCGATCAATTGAgtcaattgttgttggtttatatAG GCACCGCTGCTGATATCATGGAGTTTTTCGAGTCCTACAAAGATGTCAACATTATAAAAATTGACCTCTTGGTCTTTCTTACGTTGGGTATTTGGTCTTGGAGCTTAATGCAATTCACTATTGTTTTATCGGCGACGCGTGCGCGGCGTCCACGTGGCGGCGGAATACATCACAATGACGA AACGACCGATTGTTGTGATGGCTGCTGTTGCGGCATCGACGTCTGGGCGATCGTGCTCAATGTGATATTGCAGGATGCGCCATTTTTGACGCTGCGCATGCTAATTATATTCCAGTATAAAATCCTAAATTATATGAGCGTGTTTTTCACAT gcaAAAACACGTTGGTCATTGTTTTGCAGTTGTATCGGCTCTATGTAGTCAACGCTGAATTCTGGAAGAATCGGCGTGAGCAAAAGGCTGGTGGCGATAAGTCGCAGCACTACAAATCACGACGTCGTGGCCAAGACCCGGACGCCAATAGCATATACATGATATCAACAGAGCGTGGCACCGATGTCAAGCGAAAGATACAAAA AGCACGTGACTACGCTGAGGATGAGTTCGTGACacgaaaaaagaacaaaaaggaTAA ATCGAAAAAGCACAAGCGTAAGGACACTGGTTATTCCACAGCCAGTTCGCAGAACCTGTACTCCACAAAAATGGTGGATGAGCGCAGTAATCGTCATAAGGACAAGAAGGGTGACAAAAAGTCGAAGAAGCGTGATCGTAGCAACACATCGGTCGAGAGTGATATTGTCGAGGCGAAGAAGTCGAAACGTGGTGATGCCGGCGGCGGTAAAAAATCGGATAAGAAGGACAAGAAAAA aaaatcgaaaaaagtcGAACCCGTCATGGAGGAAACAACAAGTAGCTCCAGTTCGTCGACAACAACGAGCAGTTCATCGGATTCCAGCAATTCAACATTGCCCAGTTATGAGGTGATCTCGGAGCGTAAATTGAAGCGTAACAAGCGTAAACGCAGCTCATCGGAGAGCACATCAACCGATTCATCGGACACAACAACATCGTCATCGTCTTCATCATCCTCGTCGTCGTAA